The Silvibacterium dinghuense DNA window ATAGTTGATGCCTTCGAAGACGAGGCGCAGATGCGAACCAGGCACAGTCTTCGGCGTCACGAACTCGGCACGATACCAGTAGTCCTGCCTGTTGAGCTTCTCCGGGATGTCGAGGTTGTCGAGACCATAGTCCGGGTCGGGATAACGCCCGCGGTCGATCATCGTCGAAAGCACGGTGCCAGGCACAGTCGCGGGCATCCAGCTGGCAGCATCGAAGCCGGGTGCCGAGATGGCCTCGGGCGTTGCCGTGAGGTTCGGTGCTTCCACCAGCTTCCAGCCGCCGTTCAGAATCCAGCCGCCTGCATCGGTGGCCACGAGTGTCGTCGTAGACAGAGGCAGCGGCGCAGCCTTGGGCTTGCTGAAGGGCACGTTCTGCTGCGGCATCGTCGAAGGGTCTTGCGGCGCGCGGTTGCCGATGTACTGCACGGACTGGATCGGCCAGGGCTTAGAGCCTTCCTCGAACACGATGAGGTCCGCGTCTGGTCGATCCTTACCAAGTGAAGCGATTTCAGAAGAGGTCTTCGCCCCGCGCGCGAGGGTGAAGTCGGCAATGTATCCGCCGAAGTGCGGACAGGGCAGGGTGTCGCACTCGGCCGGCGGCGTCACAGGACCAAGGATAAGCTGCGGATCGATCGATCCTGAGACGATGGACCCGCTCGCAGCCTCTACGGTGTCGACGTAGAAATGCGCGGTCGTGCCGTCGTAAGTCGCCGCAAACAGATGCCAGCCGTTGTCGATGTTCTTTGCAGCGACCAGTGCATGTCCGCTGCCCAGGCGCAGAGCGGGCTTGCCGTCGATTAGAGCGAAGTAACGCGAGTCCTCAGCTGCGGGATCACCGGCACCGGCGATGAGGATCGTCTTCGGCGCAACGGCATCGAGCTTGACCCACGCGGAGAGCGTCCATGGCGCCCGCGCATTCAGGATCGGGTCACGCTCCGGCAGCGGCTTCTCGAGTCCGCGTCCGCCGGTGAGCAGGTGTGCGTTGTACGGGCCATAGTGCTCATAAGGGAGGAACGGCTGGTGCTGGCGCAGCACCGGCACTTCAAGCGGCTGCGACGGAGGAGCCTGCGGGTGCGGCTGCCCGGCCTGCGCATACAGCGTGTTCGGCAAAACGGTGGCGGCAGACAAGAGAACAGCAGCGCACAGGCGTGCGAAATCACGGCAAGCGGACACGGGGGCTCCTCAACTCGTGGACAGCGGCAGCGCAGGAGAGCGCTCCACCTCCAAACCAGTATAGACAGGTGACTGGCCGTCACGGGCGGGCGCTTGCTTCGCTCGCCTTCGTTGCTGCTGCAGAATTGCTCGGGGCTCCCGCTGGTCGCAGGTAGGGCTCTACACCGCCACAGCTGAACTCTTTGTCAACTGCTTCTTCACGCCCTCGATCATCGACGCGACCAGCGCCACCGGCAGACCAACAACGTTGAAGAAGCAGCCGTCCACACGCGGGATGAAGCGCGAGGCCGCGCCCTGGATGCCATAGGCTCCAGCCTTGTCACGCGGCTCGCCGGTCGCGATGTAGGCAGTAATCTCCGCGTCGGAAACTGTGGCGAAAGTCACCCACGTCACCTCGGCCGCCACCTCGGTGATTTCGCCCGCAAGCACGGCCACGCCCGTGGCGACCTGGTGCGTCGCGCCAGAGAGCAGGCGGAGCATGCGAGCGGCATCAGCATCATCCACCGGCTTACCCAGGATCTCGCCATTTGGCGCGACCACGGTGGTGTCGGCGGCGAGAATCATCCGCTGGTCCGCATCGGGAAGCTTGGCGCGGACAGCTTCGGCCTTCTCGCGCGCCAGGCGGGTGACGTAGGCGATAGGCGACTCACCCTCGCGCGGCTCCTCGGGGATATCGCCAGGCATCACGGTGAAGTCGAAGCCGGCACGGGTAAGCAGCTCTTTACGGCGGGGCGAAGCGGAAGCGAGAACGAGCATCGTTTGATTATGGTGGAATTCCATGAAAGAGGGATTTCAGGGCTCAGGGCTCAGGGCTCAGGGCTCAGGGCTCAGGGCTCAGGGCTCAGGGCTCAGGGCTCAGGGCTCAGGGCTCAGGGCTCAGGGCTCAGGGCTCAGGGCTCAGGGCTCAGGGCTCAGGGCTCAGGGCTCAGATAGATCGTAAAACCCGGATGCCCCACCCATGACAGGTTTTCCGTCATAGGTGGGTCTCACACAGACCTTCAAGTCGAGCCCTCTCGCATCCCCACCCACATTTCTACCCCCTACACCCTGCTTTTAGACCTTCACGCCCACGCGAGGGCCGTCCGCGGTGTGCACGCCCCAGGCCATGCGCGGTGTGTTGTGGGCGATGCCCCAACGTCCCTGCGCGTCGAGCAGAATCATGCCGCCGTGTCCGCCCAGTCGCTGATAGAGGTAAGAGATCGCCTCCTGCGCGACCTGCTCTGGAGGGCGGCCCATCTGCACGCGGTCCGTCGCCCACTTGCCCAGCACCAGCTTCATGATCGGCTCACCCCAGCCGGTAAGCGAGACGGCCGCGCTCTGATTGTCGGCGTAGCAGCCGCAGCCAATCAGCGAGGAGTCGCCGACACGGCCGGGAGCCTTGCTCAGGGTACCGCCGGTCGAGGTCGCTGCCGCGATGTTGCCATCCACGTCGAGCGCCACCGCACCCACCGTGTCATGTGAGTCCACAGGGCCGCTGGAAGGTCCTCCCAGGCCGCCGAAGCCTGGTTCCGGCTTGACCGCTGTCTCCGGCGACTTGTCGTCGCCAGAGAAGGTGATGTCCGGCAGCCCGGCGCGCTCGCGCTCATGCGCCTCTTCGAGTCTGCGGCGCTCTCGATCTACGATCAGCTCCTCGTTCGCGATCAGCGGCATGCCGTGCGAGGCGGCAAAAGCCTCCGCGCCCTCGCCTACGAAGTAGACATGCGGGCTTTCATCGAGCACCAGGCGCGCTGCCCGGATGGGATTCCGCAGCCGCTCCACACAGGCGACGCCGCCCGCGCGCAGGGTCGCTCCATCCATCAGCAGCGCATCCATCTGCACGCGGCCATCGCGGGTAAGGAAGCTGCCATAGCCGGCGTCGAAGGTGGCGTCGTTTTCAAGTTGCGTCACCGCGGCCTCAACGGCCTCAATCGCGGTTGCGCCCTTTTCAAGAAGAGCCCAGCCTGCCTGCAGCGCATCGAAGACGCCCTGCTCGTTGGCTTCGGTCATGTCATCCGGCATGGCCCATGCGCCGCCGTGAACGATAAGAATTGGGGATCGCTGCATACGTGAACCTTTGAGTATAGGGGACTACGCGTCCAGCGATCCGCTCGCTTCGCTCGCATAGTTGCTATGCAGACAGAATCAGCACCCATGTTCGTCCCTTGTTCGTCCCTTTCCATTTTTTGCCCCTGACGAGCCTCTGTCCGAAAGCGGACACCCCCGTTCCGGATCGAACAGCCGGATTCCTGCTGCCGCCCGCTCCTCTTGCGGCAAGGCTCCATTCTTCAACGCATTTCGCCATGGGCAGCATGGAATGCGGATTGCTTGCTGGCTTCACTTACGCTCGGGGAAAGAGGTTCCTCATGTTTCTGCAGGATGTGAAGTACGCGCTGCGCCAGCTTCGTTCTTCGTGGGGATTCGCAGCCCTGGCGGTGATCACCCTGGCGCTCGGCATCGGCGCCAACACGGCCATGTTTACGGTGGTAGAGAACGTCCTGCTCCGGCCTCTCCCCTATCCCGGCGCCGGCCGCATGGTGTTCATCGCACCGGCGGGAGAGAGCCGCATCGGCGCCATCTCCTACCTGAACTACCGCGATATCCGTGACCAGTCTCAGACGCTCGAGACCGTAGCCGGCTACTCGGAAGATGTCGCAGTGATCGAAGGCAAGGAGGGTGGGGTGAGCGTGACGGCTCCGCACCTGACCACCAACGCCCTTACGATGGCTGGCGCGCAGCCGCTACTGGGCCGCATCTTCACCGAAGCCGAAGGCCGGTCGAACGGCCCTCAGGCCGTCATCCTCTCCGAGGCCCTATGGCGCCAGAACTTCAGCGCCGACCCACGCATCATCGGCCAGACCATCCGTGTCAGCGGCGTGCCACATACCGTCGTTGGCGTGATGCCGGCCAGTTTCCGGTTTCCGGAGACAATCGGCGACGACCTGACCAAGGGCATCTGGCTGCCGCTGCAGCCCTCCGACGAGATGCTGAAGGACCGCGGCTACAACTTCTTCAATGTGGTCGCGATGATGCGCCCCGGCGTGTCACTGACCGCCGCTACGCAGGAAATACGCGGCATCGCCATGCGCATCCGCAGGCAGAACGGCAAGGACGCCGCCCACGTGGACTTCCGCGTCAGCTCCTACCAGGACACGGTCACCGGCAATGTCCGCCCGGTGCTCTGGGCGCTTGAGGGCGCGCTGGGGCTGGTACTCCTGATCGCCTGCGCCAACGTGGCGAACCTGCTGCTGGCCCGCTGCCTGGGCCGCCGGCAGGAGTTCGCCGTACGCGCCGCGCTCGGAGCGAGCCGGTGGCGGCTGGTGCGTCAACTGCTGGCTGAGGGACTTGCGCTGAGTATCCTCGGCTGCAGCTTCGGACTGATGCTGGCCTGGGCGGCGCTGGCTTCGCTGAACAAGCTGCCCTCCGGGACGATCCCACGCGCCAACAGCATCGGCATCCACTGGACGGTCATCCTGGCCTTGGGCGCCATTGCCACGCTGACCACGGTGCTCTCCTCGCTGCTGCCGGCGGTCATAGTCTCGCGCACCGACCCTCAGCCTGCGCTGCAGGCCTCGTCGCGCGGCCTCGGCAGCCGCTCGGTGAGCGGAAAACTGAGCGGCTGGCTGGTAGCCGGCGAAGTCGCCCTCTCGGCAGTCCTGCTGGTGGGCACCGGCCTGCTCTTTCATACCCTCTGGAACCTCGAGCACACCCATCTCGGCTATGACACTGAGCACATCACGCGCTTCACCGTGATGCCGGCCGATGCAGCCGGCTTCTCCGCACTCGCGGTCTCTACCGATACTGCAAACGCACCGGCTTCGGTGGCCGACACCATCTACCAGCCCGCGCTCGAGCGCATCCGCCAGTTGCCCGGCGTGGCGGGAGCCGCACTGGCCACCACGCCTCCGCTCTCCGGCGGCGACCTGAGCTCGAGCTTTGACATAGTCGGGCATCCCACCCAGGACAACAACAAACGTGAAACACGCCTCTCCGCCGCCAGCGAGGATTACGCCCGCGCCCAGGGCACGCCATTGCTGCGAGGGCGCATGATCGCGGCCAGCGACACCGCCTCCACACTGCCGGTTGTCGTGGTCAACGAGGAGCTGGTCAAACAGTACTTCCACGGCTTCGACCCTATCGGCCAGCAGCTGAGTTTCGGCGGCAAGGACACAGGCATGGTGAAGCCCTATACCATCGTCGGCATCCTCGCCAACGAGGCCGATCACGGGCCGGGCTCCGACCCGCAACCCTTCGCGCTGATCCCCTACCGGCAGATCCCGACAACCTCGCTCTTCTACCCGGCGCTGCTCAAGACCTTCGTCATCTTCACCGTAAAGACGCGCGGCGATATCGCGATCGCACCGGAGATGCGGGCGGTCTTTAAGGAGATCGCCCCAGGGTATGCCCTCGACAACTTCCAGACCATGCAGGAGGCTCTCGACCAGAACACCTTCAGCCAGCGCCTCGGCCTTTACCTTACGGCCTCCTTTGCCGGGCTTGCCGTGGTTATGGTCATCGCCGGCCTCTATGGCGTGCTGGCGCAGCTGGTCAGCTATCGCCGTCGCGAGATCGGCATCCGCATGGCGCTCGGCGCCACCCGCCAGAGCATTGCACAGATGATCCTGCGCCAGGCAGGCATACTCATCGTGGCCGGACTGGCGGCCGGACTGGCCTTGAGCATGCTCGCCGGCAGGCTGGTGAAGAGCTATCTCTACGAAATCAAAACACTCGATCCAGGCACTTACATCGGCGTGATTGTCGCACTGCTCATGATCGGTACGATCGCCTCGTTGCTGCCGGCGCGAAGCGCCTCGTCCATTGAACCTATGGAGGCGCTCCGCGAGGACTGACCGTCCAGAGAACCTCTCGCTTTGCTCGCATTCCTGCCCCTATCAGAGCTTTCGGCCGCTCCATGGAATGCTCCGAATAGCGACACTTTTTGTCGGCATTACCAGAAAGAATGGAAATCTATTTTCCTAGCAACCCGAGCAGGGCCATAATGGCTCCCATTGCATGGAGGAAACAACCATGATCGCTTTGCACAACGGACAATGCGGACTTTGTAGCCACTTCGGCGAAGAACACGCCAACGCCGAAAAGCTGATACAGATTCACTCCACCATGAAAGCTCCGGAGGACTTCCTGGACAGCTGCGGCCATCCGAAACTCATGTCACTCCACCTGAAGGTGTCGGCAGGAAGCGGTTGCGACGGCTTCCATCCCGTAGCGCGAGCCTGAGGACTGGCCGTCCAGGCGGACGCGCGCTTTGCGCGCCGTTCCTGCCAGTGCCAGCTTCCGTGGCGCTCCCTTTGGTCGCGGCCAAGGGGAGCGGAAGACCCCGCATCTCGATTTCGAGATGTGGGAGAGCATAAACCGCTCTGTCTCCTCTGTGGTGAAATTTTTGTCCCCACCCAAGCAAAAGAGGCTTGCGTGGGTCGCCGTCAAGAGCATGAGAGTGCGTGGCATGGGCTCGGTCCTGGGCATTCAGCCAGCGCCCGAGAACCAATTCCGCTCGCGACCAGCGGGAGCGGAAGCCGAAGGCTCAAGGCCTGGACGGCCAGTCCCCGAAGGCGTCCCGCCTTGCGCGCAGTAGCTATACTGGGAAGAAGCACTTTTGCTCAGGACGCTGCCGTGCATCTGGAACGCATTCTTCATCAAACCCGCGCCACGGTGGCCGAGCGCAAGCGCCAGAGCCCCGCAGGCGAACTGGAACGCCGCGCCGCCAGCCACATTCCGCGCGGCTTTGCGCGCGCTCTCAGGGCCGCTGCGCAGCATGGGCCGGCGATCCTCGCCGAACTCAAAAAAGCTTCTCCTTCCAAAGGCCTGATCCGTCCGGAATTCGATCCGCATTTTCTCGCGCAATCGCTCGCCAACGGCGGCGCTGCGGCGCTCTCCGTGCTCACCGATGAACCGTTCTTCCAGGGCAGCCTGCGTAATCTGGAAATTGCGTCTGCCGCAGTGACCATCCCCTGCCTGCGCAAGGATTTCATCGTCGACAAATACCAGATTGTGGAGGCACGGGCGCACGCGGCCGATGCGATCCTGCTGATCGTTGCCGCACTGACCGACGATGAGCTCGAAGCCTTCACAAATGAGGCGCACGACTACGGCCTCGACGTGCTCTGCGAAGTCCACACCGCCGAAGAACTCGAGCGCGTGCAGGACCTGGGCTGCGATGCCTACGGCGTGAACAACCGCGATCTCAAAACCTTCAACGTTCGCCTTGAAACCTCACTGGAACTGGTGGGCCGCCTGCCCAAGGATGCGGTGAAGGTCGCCGAGAGCGGTATCCATACCTCGGAACATCTTGAGATCCTTCGCAACGCAGGCTTCGACGCCTTCCTCATCGGGGAATCGCTGATGCGGCATGCCGATCCAGGCGTGGCGTTGAAGGCGCTCGTGGGCGGCGTGCCACAGACCGAGCGGGTCTAGCGTCATGTGGGTCAAGATCTGCGGCAACACCAGCCTTGAAGATGCCCGCGGTGCAGCCGAGGCCGGCGCGGATGCTCTGGGCTTCGTCTTCGCGCCCAGCAAGCGGCAGGTCACGGTGGAGCAGGTCGCGGTGATTACTCCCCATCTGCCCGAGCAGGTAGAAAAGATCGGCGTCTTCGTCGATGCATCCTTCGAAGAGATTGCACATGCCGTGGAAGTGGCGGGGCTGACCGGCGTACAACTGCACTCGGCAGTCCATTCCGGCCTTGCGACGCGACTGCGTGCGCGTTTCGGCCCAGACTTTCGCCTGCTGCAGGTGATCCATTATCAGCAGGAGCTGACTTCGCAGCTCACAGCCGTACGCCAAAACACAGCCATCGACGGCGTGCTGATCGACTCGCGTACAGCGACGCTGGTCGGCGGCACAGGCGTGCGCTTCGACTGGCCTGCGGCGCGGCGAGCGCTGGCCGCATCGGCCGAGGGCTTGAAGATTGTCGTCGCCGGCGGCCTTGATCCCATCAACGTGGCCGAGGCCATCGCCACGCTGCAGCCTTGGGGCGTGGACGTGGTGACCGGCGTCGAAGCCGCTCCGGGACGCAAGGATCACGCGAAGGTGAAAGCGTTCCTCGAGAACGCACGCATTGCGGCGAGCAAGCTGAATACGCCGATCTCGGTTTAGTCTGGAAGTGAGGACACGACAGTGAGCACAGCGACGGAAACGATGCAGGCGGAAGAAACCACGAAGAGCGTGCCGGGACGCTTCGGCGCCTACGGCGGCCGCTATGTGCCGGAAACTCTGATGGCGGCGCTCGAAGAGCTCGACCACGCCTACGCCGAGGCCCAGGCCGATCCCGACTTCCATGCGCGCCTCGACGGGCTGTTGCGCGAATATGTCGGCCGTCCCACACCGCTTTACTACGCGGCGCGCCTCACCGAGTCGCTGGGCGGCGCGAAGATTTACCTCAAGCGTGAAGACCTGCTGCACACCGGCGCACACAAGATCAACAACTCGCTTGGCCAGGGCCTGCTGGCACAGCGCATGGGCAAGCAGCGCATCATTGCCGAGACCGGCGCAGGCCAGCACGGCGTGGCCACGGCCACCGTCTGCGCGCTGCTCGGACTCGAGTGCGTGGTCTACATGGGCGAGGAAGACATGCGCCGCCAGGAGTTGAACGTGCTGCGCATGCGCATGCTCGGCGCGGAAGTACGCGGCGTCAGCTCAGGCTCGAAGACGCTCAAGGACGCAATCAACGAAGCGATGCGCGACTGGGTCACGAACGTCCGCAACACCTTCTATATCCTCGGATCGGCACTCGGATCGCATCCCTATCCGACCATGGTGCGCGACTTCCAGCGCGTCATCAGCAAGGAGATGCGCGCACAGATCCTCGAGCGCGAGGGCAAGCTGCCGCACACCATCATCGCCTGCGTGGGCGGCGGGTCGAACGCCATCGGTGCATTTTACGAGTTCCTGCCCGATCCGAACGTCCGCCTGATCGGTGTGGAAGCCGGCGGACGCGGCCCGAAGCTCGGCGATCACGCGGCGCGTTTCCAGGGAGGCGTTCCGGGCGTGCTGCAGGGCACCTATTCTTACGTGCTGCAGGATGAAGACGGCCAGGTGCAGCTCACTCACTCGGTCTCAGCCGGACTCGACTACGCCTCGGTCGGCCCCGAGCACGCGATGCTGCATGATTCCGGCCGCGCCACCTACACTGCCGCCACCGACCAGGAGGCGCTCGACGCGACCGTCACCTTGGCCCGCACCGAGGGCATTCTGCCCGCGCTCGAGAGCGCGCACGCCGTGGCCGAATGCCTCAAGGTTGCGCCGACACTCTCCCGCCATGACATACTGGTAGTCAACCTTTCCGGCCGCGGCGACAAGGACATGGGTATCCTCGCCAAAGAGCTGAATCTTAAGGGAGCGTAAGCAGTTCGATGGCTATCCGTTTTGCCGGCAAGCCGGGTCTGGTTGCATACCTGACCATCGGCGATCCCGATCTCGAAACCTCGCATGCGATTGCCTTGGCGGCGATTGACGCGGGTGCGGATGTGCTCGAACTGGGTGTTCCCTTCAGCGATCCCCTGGCCGATGGCCCGGTGATCCAGCGCGCTGCCGAGCGCGCCCTCAAGACCGAAAACGGCCGCAAGGCCACCAACCTGGCCGACGTACTCGCACTGGCTGCCGACCTGCGCCGCGAGCGCCCCGAAGCCGGGCTCATCATCTTCTCCTACTTCAATCCCATCGTCCGCTACGGCCTGGAGCGCTTCTGCGCCGCCGCCGAAGCCGCCGGTGTGGACGGCGTGCTGGTGACGGACATGATTGTCGAGGAAGCCGCCGAGTATCTCACCGTTCTCGAACGCCACAACCTGGCGCCGATCTTCCTCGCCGCACCCACCAGCCCCGACGAACGGCTGAAGAAGATTGCCGAAGTTTCGAAAGGCTTTATCTACGCCATCTCTCGCGTAGGCATCACCGGCACGCAATCCACCATGACGAATGACGCCACCGAACTGGTGACGCGTCTCCGTCGATGGAGCAAGCTGCCCGTCGCCGTGGGCTTCGGTGTCTCCAATGCAGAGCATTTTGCTGCCGTGGGAGAGTTTGCCGACGCCGCCGTGATCGGCAGCGCGATCGTCCAGATCATCGAAAAGTCCGAGCCTGCCGAGGCTCCCAGCTCGATTGCCCGATTTATCAAGGGTCTGCGTACAGGCGTGCATGCGCCCGTACTTCAGGCCCGTTAAATCCCCTCACTCGTACAAGGCAATCGGGTTTTGGCAGAGGGCACGCCATCGTGCGCGCCGCAGAAGGAGAAGGCATGGACATCGAAGACTGGCGGAAGAAAATCGACGTGCTCGACCGGCAGATCGTGGAGCTGTTGAACGAACGCGCCACTGCGGCGCAGGCGATCGGCAAGCTCAAGAAATCCACCTCATTGCCGGTGTACGAGCCCAATCGGGAGCGCGCAGTGTTCGACAGTGTGCGGGCGGCGAATCAAGGCCCGCTGCCGGATATCGAACTGGTGCATATCTACGAACGGATCATCGACGTGATGCGTGCGCTCCAGAAGAATGAACTTGCCTCCCAGAGCAGTGTGGCTCAGGAGAGAGCTCCGGAAGAAGCGCGCTAAGCGCGCCACCGGAAGAACCGCGCGGCGCGGCCGCGCAGGACAGGATAAAGAACCATGATCGTAGCCATGCAGCCCAATGCGACAGAAGAACAAATCCAGGATGTTGTCGCGCGCATGATGGAAATCGGCTTCAACGTCCACAAGACCACCGGCACGGTGCAAACCATCCTCGCCGGCGTAGGTACACCGGGCCAGTTCGACCACAAGGATTTCGAGCTCTTCCCGGGCGTAGCCGAAGCCGTGCGCATCTCTTCGCCTTACAAACTCGCAGGCCGCGGCTTCCGCCCCGAGGGCACCGTCATCACCTTCCCCAACGGCGTGAAGGTCGGCGGTGAAGAAGTCGTAGCCATGGCCGGACCATGCTCCGTCGAGAGCCGCGAACAGATCTTCCTCGCAGCCGAGCAGGTAAAGGCCGCGGGCGCGAAGTTTCTGCGCGGAGGCGCATACAAGCCCCGCAGCTCGCCGTACAGCTTCCAGGGCATGGGCGTGGAAGGCCTGAAGCTGCTGCGCGAAGTGGGCGACAAGACCGGCCTGCTCGTCATCACCGAGGTGATGGAGATTTCGCAGATCGAGGTCATGCTGCCCTATATCGACTGCTTCCAGGTGGGCGCGCGCAACATGCAGAACTTCAACCTGCTGCGCGAGCTGGGCAAGGTCCGCAAGCCGGTGCTGCTCAAGCGCGGCATCGCCGCCACCATCGAAGAGCTGCTGCTCTCGGCCGAGTACATCCTGGCCGGCGGCAACTATGATGTGATGCTTTGCGAGCGCGGCATCCGCACCTACGAGACCTACACGCGCAACACGATGGACATCTCGGCGATCCCGGTCATTCATCACCTCTCGCACCTGCCCATCATTGCCGATCCCTCGCACGGCACCGGCAAGCGCGCGATGGTGCCGGCGATGGCGCGGGCCTCGGTCGCTGCGGGCGCGGACGGCCTCATCATCGAGGTGCACCCGAATCCCGACAAAGCTGTCTCCGACGGCGCGCAGACGCTCTTCCCCGAGCAGTTCGCAAAGCTGATGGACGAGTTGCGCATCATTGCTCCGGCCGTGGGACGGACGGTGACGGCTGCTCCGGTGGTAGCACCCGAACCCGCAGCCGTTTAAAGCTCGGGAGGAGAGTAACGTATCAGGGCACGACTGAAGTCGTGCCCTGATACAAAGCCTGAACGCTTCCCAATCTCTACGCACTGTCACCCCGACCGAAGCGAAGCGCAGTGGAGGGGCTTGCGGTTCTCTCTCAACAAGCTTGGACAAGGGTGCCCCATCCAAGCTCCGCTTGGGGGTCACGAACCCACCTCCAGCAAATGCTTTAGGCTAGAACCATGCCTATCGAGCGCATCGCCATTCTCGGAACGGGACTCATAGGAGCCTCGGCGGGACTGGCGCTGCGCTCGCATGGTTTTGCGGGCACCATCACCGGCTGGGACCCGTCTGCATTAGAGACCCGGATCGCGCTTGAGACCGGTGCGATCCACTGCGCGGCGGACCCAGCGATCGAAGCCGCCCTCGACGTAGCCAGGTCCAGCGACGTGATTCTGCTCAGCGGCCCGGTCTTCACCATTCTTGAGTGGCTCGACCG harbors:
- the trpB gene encoding tryptophan synthase subunit beta, with product MQAEETTKSVPGRFGAYGGRYVPETLMAALEELDHAYAEAQADPDFHARLDGLLREYVGRPTPLYYAARLTESLGGAKIYLKREDLLHTGAHKINNSLGQGLLAQRMGKQRIIAETGAGQHGVATATVCALLGLECVVYMGEEDMRRQELNVLRMRMLGAEVRGVSSGSKTLKDAINEAMRDWVTNVRNTFYILGSALGSHPYPTMVRDFQRVISKEMRAQILEREGKLPHTIIACVGGGSNAIGAFYEFLPDPNVRLIGVEAGGRGPKLGDHAARFQGGVPGVLQGTYSYVLQDEDGQVQLTHSVSAGLDYASVGPEHAMLHDSGRATYTAATDQEALDATVTLARTEGILPALESAHAVAECLKVAPTLSRHDILVVNLSGRGDKDMGILAKELNLKGA
- the aroF gene encoding 3-deoxy-7-phosphoheptulonate synthase, which gives rise to MIVAMQPNATEEQIQDVVARMMEIGFNVHKTTGTVQTILAGVGTPGQFDHKDFELFPGVAEAVRISSPYKLAGRGFRPEGTVITFPNGVKVGGEEVVAMAGPCSVESREQIFLAAEQVKAAGAKFLRGGAYKPRSSPYSFQGMGVEGLKLLREVGDKTGLLVITEVMEISQIEVMLPYIDCFQVGARNMQNFNLLRELGKVRKPVLLKRGIAATIEELLLSAEYILAGGNYDVMLCERGIRTYETYTRNTMDISAIPVIHHLSHLPIIADPSHGTGKRAMVPAMARASVAAGADGLIIEVHPNPDKAVSDGAQTLFPEQFAKLMDELRIIAPAVGRTVTAAPVVAPEPAAV
- a CDS encoding ABC transporter permease translates to MFLQDVKYALRQLRSSWGFAALAVITLALGIGANTAMFTVVENVLLRPLPYPGAGRMVFIAPAGESRIGAISYLNYRDIRDQSQTLETVAGYSEDVAVIEGKEGGVSVTAPHLTTNALTMAGAQPLLGRIFTEAEGRSNGPQAVILSEALWRQNFSADPRIIGQTIRVSGVPHTVVGVMPASFRFPETIGDDLTKGIWLPLQPSDEMLKDRGYNFFNVVAMMRPGVSLTAATQEIRGIAMRIRRQNGKDAAHVDFRVSSYQDTVTGNVRPVLWALEGALGLVLLIACANVANLLLARCLGRRQEFAVRAALGASRWRLVRQLLAEGLALSILGCSFGLMLAWAALASLNKLPSGTIPRANSIGIHWTVILALGAIATLTTVLSSLLPAVIVSRTDPQPALQASSRGLGSRSVSGKLSGWLVAGEVALSAVLLVGTGLLFHTLWNLEHTHLGYDTEHITRFTVMPADAAGFSALAVSTDTANAPASVADTIYQPALERIRQLPGVAGAALATTPPLSGGDLSSSFDIVGHPTQDNNKRETRLSAASEDYARAQGTPLLRGRMIAASDTASTLPVVVVNEELVKQYFHGFDPIGQQLSFGGKDTGMVKPYTIVGILANEADHGPGSDPQPFALIPYRQIPTTSLFYPALLKTFVIFTVKTRGDIAIAPEMRAVFKEIAPGYALDNFQTMQEALDQNTFSQRLGLYLTASFAGLAVVMVIAGLYGVLAQLVSYRRREIGIRMALGATRQSIAQMILRQAGILIVAGLAAGLALSMLAGRLVKSYLYEIKTLDPGTYIGVIVALLMIGTIASLLPARSASSIEPMEALRED
- the trpA gene encoding tryptophan synthase subunit alpha, giving the protein MAIRFAGKPGLVAYLTIGDPDLETSHAIALAAIDAGADVLELGVPFSDPLADGPVIQRAAERALKTENGRKATNLADVLALAADLRRERPEAGLIIFSYFNPIVRYGLERFCAAAEAAGVDGVLVTDMIVEEAAEYLTVLERHNLAPIFLAAPTSPDERLKKIAEVSKGFIYAISRVGITGTQSTMTNDATELVTRLRRWSKLPVAVGFGVSNAEHFAAVGEFADAAVIGSAIVQIIEKSEPAEAPSSIARFIKGLRTGVHAPVLQAR
- the trpC gene encoding indole-3-glycerol phosphate synthase TrpC, with product MHLERILHQTRATVAERKRQSPAGELERRAASHIPRGFARALRAAAQHGPAILAELKKASPSKGLIRPEFDPHFLAQSLANGGAAALSVLTDEPFFQGSLRNLEIASAAVTIPCLRKDFIVDKYQIVEARAHAADAILLIVAALTDDELEAFTNEAHDYGLDVLCEVHTAEELERVQDLGCDAYGVNNRDLKTFNVRLETSLELVGRLPKDAVKVAESGIHTSEHLEILRNAGFDAFLIGESLMRHADPGVALKALVGGVPQTERV
- a CDS encoding chorismate mutase, which translates into the protein MDIEDWRKKIDVLDRQIVELLNERATAAQAIGKLKKSTSLPVYEPNRERAVFDSVRAANQGPLPDIELVHIYERIIDVMRALQKNELASQSSVAQERAPEEAR
- a CDS encoding phosphoribosylanthranilate isomerase, with the translated sequence MWVKICGNTSLEDARGAAEAGADALGFVFAPSKRQVTVEQVAVITPHLPEQVEKIGVFVDASFEEIAHAVEVAGLTGVQLHSAVHSGLATRLRARFGPDFRLLQVIHYQQELTSQLTAVRQNTAIDGVLIDSRTATLVGGTGVRFDWPAARRALAASAEGLKIVVAGGLDPINVAEAIATLQPWGVDVVTGVEAAPGRKDHAKVKAFLENARIAASKLNTPISV
- a CDS encoding Maf family protein; protein product: MLVLASASPRRKELLTRAGFDFTVMPGDIPEEPREGESPIAYVTRLAREKAEAVRAKLPDADQRMILAADTTVVAPNGEILGKPVDDADAARMLRLLSGATHQVATGVAVLAGEITEVAAEVTWVTFATVSDAEITAYIATGEPRDKAGAYGIQGAASRFIPRVDGCFFNVVGLPVALVASMIEGVKKQLTKSSAVAV
- a CDS encoding isoaspartyl peptidase/L-asparaginase, which codes for MQRSPILIVHGGAWAMPDDMTEANEQGVFDALQAGWALLEKGATAIEAVEAAVTQLENDATFDAGYGSFLTRDGRVQMDALLMDGATLRAGGVACVERLRNPIRAARLVLDESPHVYFVGEGAEAFAASHGMPLIANEELIVDRERRRLEEAHERERAGLPDITFSGDDKSPETAVKPEPGFGGLGGPSSGPVDSHDTVGAVALDVDGNIAAATSTGGTLSKAPGRVGDSSLIGCGCYADNQSAAVSLTGWGEPIMKLVLGKWATDRVQMGRPPEQVAQEAISYLYQRLGGHGGMILLDAQGRWGIAHNTPRMAWGVHTADGPRVGVKV